One region of Labrus mixtus chromosome 1, fLabMix1.1, whole genome shotgun sequence genomic DNA includes:
- the LOC132982959 gene encoding chymotrypsin B-like, with protein MAFLWIVSCLAFVSAAYGCGTPAVPPQVSGYARIVNGEEAVPHSWPWQVSLQQSSGFHFCGGSLINENWVVTAAHCNVRTYHNVVLGEHNKGYGSNEAIQKLKPAKVFTHPRWNPSTINNDISLIKLSSPARLGSNVSPVCLAESSDNFPAGMTCVTSGWGLMRYNAANTPNELQQAALPLLSNTQCKSHWGSNISDVMICAGGAGATSCMGDSGGPLVCQKDNVWTLVGIVSWGSSRCSTSTPAVYARVTELRGWVDQILAAN; from the exons ATGGCCTTCCTCTGGATCGTTTCCTGCCTCGCCTTCGTCAGCGCCGCCTACG GCTGCGGCACCCCCGCCGTCCCTCCCCAGGTGTCTGGCTACGCCCGCATCGTCAACGGTGAGGAGGCCGTGCCTCACTCCTGGCCCTGGCAGGTGTCCCTGCAG CAATCCAGCGGCTTCCACTTCTGTGGAGGATCTCTGATCAACGAGAACTGGGTTGTTACCGCCGCTCACTGCAACGTCAG GACCTACCACAACGTGGTCCTTGGAGAGCACAACAAGGGATACGGCTCCAATGAGGCTATTCAGAAACTGAAGCCCGCCAAG GTGTTCACCCACCCCCGCTGGAACCCATCAACCATCAACAACGACATCAGCCTGATCAAGCTGTCCAGCCCCGCCCGCCTGGGATCCAACGTGTCTCCCGTCTGCCTCGCCGAGTCCTCTGATAACTTCCCCGCTGGCATGACCTGCGTCACCTCTGGATGGGGTCTGATGCGTTACAACG CTGCCAACACTCCCAACGAGCTGCAGCAGGCCGCTCTTCCCCTGCTCTCCAACACTCAGTGCAAGTCCCACTGGGGTAGCAACATCTCCGACGTGATGATCTGCGCTGGTGGAGCTGGAGCCACCTCCTGCATG ggagaCTCTGGCGGTCCCCTGGTCTGCCAGAAGGACAACGTCTGGACTCTGGTCGGTATCGTGTCCTGGGGAAGCAGCCGTTGCTCCACCTCCACTCCCGCCGTCTACGCCCGTGTCACCGAGCTCCGTGGCTGGGTTGACCAGATCCTCGCTGCCAACTAA
- the LOC132982799 gene encoding chymotrypsin A-like, with the protein MAFLWILSCLAFVGAAYGCGSPAIPPVITGYSRIVNGEEAVPHSWPWQVSLQDYTGFHFCGGSLISENWVVTAGHCNIRTSHRVILGEHDRSSSAENIQVMKIGKVFKHPKYNGYTINNDITLIKLSSPAQLNLRVSPVCVAETGDNFAGGMRCVTSGWGLTRHNAANTPALLQQAALPLLTNTQCKQYWGSKISNLMICAGASGASSCMGDSGGPLVCEKANAWTLVGIVSWGSGTCTPTMPGVYARVTELRSWMDQTIAAN; encoded by the exons ATGGCCTTCCTGTGGATCCTCTCCTGCCTCGCCTTCGTCGGCGCCGCCTACG gttgCGGCTCTCCCGCCATCCCCCCCGTCATCACCGGGTACTCCCGTATTGTGAACGGTGAGGAGGCAGTGCCCCACTCCTGGCCCTGGCAGGTGTCCCTGCAG gacTACACCGGCTTCCACTTCTGTGGTGGCTCTCTCATCAGTGAGAACTGGGTGGTGACAGCTGGTCACTGCAATATCAG gacTTCCCACAGGGTGATCCTCGGCGAGCACGACCGCTCTTCCAGCGCTGAGAACATCCAGGTCATGAAGATCGGCAAA GTGTTCAAGCACCCCAAGTACAACGGCTACACCATCAACAACGACATCACCCTGATCAAGCTGTCCAGCCCCGCCCAGCTCAACCTGCGTGTGTCCCCCGTGTGCGTTGCTGAGACCGGAGACAACTTCGCCGGAGGCATGAGATGTGTGACCAGCGGATGGGGCCTGACCCGCCACAACG CTGCCAACACCCCCGCCCTGCTGCAGCAGGCCGCCCTCCCCCTCCTGACCAACACTCAGTGCAAGCAGTACTGGGGAAGCAAAATCAGCAACCTGATGATCTGTGCTGGAGCCTCCGGCGCCTCTTCCTGCATG ggtGACTCTGGTGGTCCCCTGGTCTGCGAGAAGGCCAATGCCTGGACCCTGGTCGGTATTGTGTCCTGGGGCAGTGGAACCTGCACTCCCACCATGCCCGGCGTGTACGCCCGTGTCACCGAGCTCCGCTCCTGGATGGACCAGACCATCGCTGCCAACTAA
- the agrp gene encoding agouti-related protein isoform X1 produces the protein MFGSVLLCCCSFSLLHLSSSLVHGNIPLDDGPAAGRRADTSYLSDIVERGHAQDPVHDPILLPVDSVEDHFLMDTGSYDEDSSAGLQLQGRAMRSPRRCIPHQQSCLGYPLPCCDHCDTCYCRFFNAICYCRRVGHACPPRRT, from the exons ATGTTTGGCTCTGTGTTACTCTGCTGTTGCTCCTTCAGTCTGCTGCATCTATCTTCCTCTCTGGTTCATGGAAACATCCCCCTGGATGACGGTCCGGCAGCTGGGCGCCGAGCTGACACCTCCTACCTGTCTGACATCG TAGAGAGAGGCCACGCCCAAGACCCTGTGCATGACCCCATCCTGCTACCTGTCGACTCGGTGGAGGACCACTTCCTGATGGACACAGGCTCCTACGACGAG GACTCGTCTGCAGGTTTGCAGCTGCAGGGTCGGGCCATGCGTTCTCCTCGTCGTTGCATCCCACACCAGCAGTCCTGTCTGGGTTACCCGCTGCCTTGCTGTGACCACTGCGACACCTGCTACTGCCGATTCTTCAATGCCATTTGCTACTGCCGCCGGGTGGGACATGCCTGCCCACCAAGACGCACCTGA
- the agrp gene encoding agouti-related protein isoform X2, protein MFGSVLLCCCSFSLLHLSSSLVHGNIPLDDGPAAGRRADTSYLSDIERGHAQDPVHDPILLPVDSVEDHFLMDTGSYDEDSSAGLQLQGRAMRSPRRCIPHQQSCLGYPLPCCDHCDTCYCRFFNAICYCRRVGHACPPRRT, encoded by the exons ATGTTTGGCTCTGTGTTACTCTGCTGTTGCTCCTTCAGTCTGCTGCATCTATCTTCCTCTCTGGTTCATGGAAACATCCCCCTGGATGACGGTCCGGCAGCTGGGCGCCGAGCTGACACCTCCTACCTGTCTGACATCG AGAGAGGCCACGCCCAAGACCCTGTGCATGACCCCATCCTGCTACCTGTCGACTCGGTGGAGGACCACTTCCTGATGGACACAGGCTCCTACGACGAG GACTCGTCTGCAGGTTTGCAGCTGCAGGGTCGGGCCATGCGTTCTCCTCGTCGTTGCATCCCACACCAGCAGTCCTGTCTGGGTTACCCGCTGCCTTGCTGTGACCACTGCGACACCTGCTACTGCCGATTCTTCAATGCCATTTGCTACTGCCGCCGGGTGGGACATGCCTGCCCACCAAGACGCACCTGA